From a region of the Panicum virgatum strain AP13 chromosome 2K, P.virgatum_v5, whole genome shotgun sequence genome:
- the LOC120694747 gene encoding condensin complex subunit 1-like isoform X3, whose translation MAPPFVFPSSLRDLERDTDGDDEPSLRPQNPVAVATLRAADLEEFVKGASFDLSDKELFCIEEQEVFDVIYSVVRDFNCLPPGLKFNLVETLRSNLSVLLPNIDSLSRASMSSPSDATPITDRIASHRNALKIYSFFLLSIVLTEESATESCTGAKVTAHGRKKNHVYTWNWEAQRGRIMSLIANSLEADLSLLFGPGGTDEQYLSFVSKCTYVLCENQNVLKDEDTRIGLCRIIGAIATKHQRISQISASVLHLIHKFDFTVAHLAETVASAEKKFGDGSLAISLIREIGRTDPKDYARDSVGADNVGRFLVELADRLPKLMSTNIGVLVPHFGGDSYKIRNALVGVLGKLVAKAFKDVEGNNTARLRSKQAMLEILIERCKDVSAYTRSRVLQVWAELCEENSISIGLWNEVASVASGRLEDKSAIVRKSALQLLITMLQHNPFGPQLKNSSFEATLEKYKEKLEGMDPCNPEQDELVNDSSLGEAVMGQPDSVSDSCIANSQDQNHPDATIVEITNLEQIRAIVASLEAGLRFSKCITSLMPTLIQLLASSSATDVENTILLLMRCRQFQIEGSEEALRKMLPLVFSQDKSIYEAVESAFITIYTRKSPTETASSLLNLAIDCSIGDLAALESLVSSLVSKGEISSSTVAALWDYFCFNINGVRPVQSRGALSVLCMAAKSSPSILGTHLQDIIDIGFGRWAKQEPLLARTACLALQRLSEEDRSKLLSTNSRVFAALQGLITNFSLPEKIWYGAADKAISTIYTLHPAPEIFATEIAKKCLSSVFGVSRTEDVSNGDETQNDAFLSSVAPSKLGRFLFVISHIALNHLVYIETSVRKIQKQKRKNESSQPITEGPQSDASRSSEAQGINAELGLGATIDIAIESLAERAEKEIVCCSSEKNLIGHCGPFLSKLCSNLTLLQKFPELQASAILALCKLMIIDAEFCEANLQILFTVAESAPSEVVRSNCTIALGDLAVRFPNLLEPWTEYMYARLRDPSVSVRKNAVLVISHLILNDMMKVKGYINEMAVRIEDENERISSLAKLFFHELSKKGSNPIYNLLPDILGRLCNQNLKDETFCNIMQFLITSIKKDKQMEALVDKLCNRY comes from the exons ATGGCCCCGCCGTTCGTATTCCCATCGAGCCTGCGGGATCTGGAGCGGGAcaccgacggcgacgacgagcccTCGCTCCGGCCGCAGAaccccgtcgccgtcgccaccctccgcgccgccgaccTCGAGGAGTTCGTCAAGG GTGCATCGTTTGATCTGTCTGATAAGGAGCTTTTCTGCATCGAGGAACAGGAGGTGTTCGATGTCATCTATTCTGTTGTGCGCGATTTCAACTGCCTACCCCCAGGCCTTAAGTTTAACCTCGTTGAGACCTTGCGTTCCAACCTTAGTGTTCTTCTACCCAACATAGACTCACTTTCTCGTGCATCTATGTCATCCCCTTCTGATGCCACCCCAATCACTGATCGCATTGCCTCACACCGCAATGCTCTCAAGATCTATTccttctttctcctttccatTGTTCTCACTGAGGAATCTGCTACTGAAAGCTGCACAGGAGCTAAG GTGACAGCGCATGGTCGTAAGAAGAATCATGTATATACTTGGAACTGGGAAGCTCAAAGAGGGAGGATCATGAGTCTAATAGCTAATTCTCTTGAAGCTGACCTTTCACTACTTTTTGGTCCTGGAGGAACTGATGAACAATACCTATCCTTTGTTTCAAA GTGTACTTATGTTCTCTGCGAGAATCAAAATGTGTTAAAAGATGAGGATACAAGAATTGGCTTGTGCAGGATAATTGGAGCAATTGCCACGAAGCATCAGAGGATTTCACAAATCAGCGCATCTGTCTTGCATTTGATCCACAAGTTTGATTTCACTGTTGCTCATCTTGCGGAAACAGTTGCTTCTGCAGAGAAAAAGTTTGGTGATGGAAGCCTTGCAATTTCCCTAATTAGGGAAATAGGTCGGACTGACCCAAAAGATTATGCAAGGGATAGTGTTGGTGCTGATAATGTTGGGAGATTTCTTGTGGAGCTTGCAGACCGCTTGCCAAAGCTTATGTCAACCAATATCGGTGTTCTGGTACCTCACTTTGGCGGTGACTCATATAAGATCAGAAATGCTCTTGTTGGAGTCTTGGGAAAGCTGGTTGCAAAGGCTTTCAAAGATGTTGAAGGCAATAACACTGCTCGGCTACGAAGTAAGCAGGCTATGCTAGAAATTTTGATTGAGCGCTGTAAGGATGTGTCAGCATACACAAGGAGTCGTGTGCTTCAGGTGTGGGCAGAGCTGTGTGAAGAAAACTCTATCTCAATTGGCCTGTGGAATGAAGTGGCTTCAGTTGCTTCGGGGAGATTGGAGGACAAAAGTGCTATTGTGAGAAAATCAGCACTACAACTTCTCATCACAATGCTGCAACACAACCCTTTTGGCCCTCAGCTAAAGAATTCATCCTTTGAGGCAACTCTAGAAAAGTACAAGGAAAAATTAGAAGGAATGGATCCTTGTAATCCAGAACAAGATGAGCTTGTGAATGATAGTTCTCTCGGTGAAGCAGTCATGGGCCAACCCGATAGTGTCAGTGATAGCTGTATAGCAAACAGTCAGGATCAGAACCATCCTGATGCCACGATTGTGGAAATAACAAACTTGGAACAGATCAGAGCTATAGTTGCATCACTTGAAGCTGGTCTGCGGTTTTCAAAGTGCATAACTTCCTTAATGCCAACTCTTATTCAGCTCTTGGCATCATCTTCAGCTACGGATGTTGAGAACACCATTCTTTTACTAATGAGATGCAGACAATTTCAGATCGAAGGATCAGAAGAAGCACTCAGGAAAATGTTACCTCTG GTATTTTCTCAGGATAAGTCAATATATGAAGCAGTGGAGAGCGCATTCATTACAATATACACAAGGAAAAGCCCAACAGAAACGGCAAGCAGTTTGTTAAACCTAGCCATTGATTGCAGCATTGGTGACCTTGCTGCTCTTGAGAGCTTAGTTAGCTCCTTAGTTTCAAAAGGAGAAATTTCATCTAGCACG GTAGCCGCACTGTGGGACTATTTTTGCTTTAACATCAACGGAGTGAGACCAGTGCAAAGTCGTGGGGCTTTATCAGTTCTTTGTATGGCAGCAAAGTCATCTCCCAGCATTTTGGGTACTCACTTGCAAGATATTATTGACATTGGGTTTGGACGCTGGGCTAAGCAGGAGCCTCTGCTTGCTAGAACTGCTTGTCTTGCTCTGCAGAGATTGTCAGAAGAAGACAGAAGCAAACTGTTAAGTACTAATAGTAGAGTATTTGCTGCGCTGCAAGGTTTGATAACAAACTTCTCGCTTCCTGAGAAAATATGGTATGGAGCTGCAGATAAAGCTATAAGCACCATCTATACATTACACCCTGCACCTGAAATATTTGCTACTGAGATTGCAAAGAAGTGCCTCAGTTCAGTATTCGGTGTTTCAAGAACTGAGGATGtgtcaaatggagatgaaactCAGAATGATGCCTTTCTCTCATCAGTAGCACCTTCAAAACTGGGTAGGTTTCTTTTTGTTATTAGCCATATAGCACTGAATCATTTGGTGTACATCGAAACTTCCGTTAGGAAAATTCAGAAACAGAAACGGAAGAATGAAAGTTCTCAACCCATCACTGAGGGTCCGCAGTCGGATGCATCTAGAAGTTCAGAG GCACAAGGCATAAATGCCGAACTGGGACTGGGCGCAACAATAGATATTGCAATTGAATCCCTTGCTGAAAGGGCAGAAAAGGAGATAGTTTGCTGTTCTTCTGAAAAGAATCTCATAGGACATTGTGGACCATTTCTCTCAAAACTCTGCAGTAATCTGACTCTTCTGCAGAAG TTCCCAGAGTTACAAGCTTCTGCCATTCTTGCTCTTTGCAAGCTAATGATCATTGATGCGGAATTCTG CGAAGCAAATCTTCAAATTCTGTTTACTGTTGCTGAAAGTGCACCTTCTGAAGTTGTTCGATCCAATTGCACTATAGCTCTTGGTGATTTAGCAGTTCGCTTCCCAAACCTCTTGGAACCCTGGACTGAGTATATGTATGCCCGATTACGTGATCCTTCAGTATCTGTGCGGAAGAATGCTGTGCTGGTTATTTCTCATCTTATATTGAATGATATGATGAAG GTCAAAGGTTATATAAATGAAATGGCTGTAAGGATAGAAGATGAAAATGAGAGGATCTCAAGCCTTGCAAAACTCTTCTTTCATGAGTTGTCAAAGAAAG GAAGCAATCCAATTTATAATCTTCTTCCGGATATCCTGGGCAGACTGTGCAATCAAAACCTCAAAGACGAAACATTTTGCAACATTATGCAGTTCTTAATCACCTCTATTAAAAAG GACAAACAAATGGAAGCTCTTGTGGATAAGCTCTGCAACAG
- the LOC120696257 gene encoding annexin D3-like, which produces MDPAERDANLVHEAVKKKDENYILVLIEVSCASAPDHLMAVRNVYRKLFSCSIEEDVASSPALQEPLKKMLVSLVSSYRYAGKQVDMDVAKLEAAQLSEAIREKQLQRDEVVRIISTRSKSQLRATFQQYKEDHGTDIGEDINRQCSSQFGRTLKSAVWCLTSPEKHFAQVIRYSILGLGTYEDMLTRVIVSRAEIDMKQIKEEYKARYKSAVTLDVAGDTSLGYRDMLLALVGSED; this is translated from the exons ATGGATCCGGCTGAAAGAGACGCAAATCTGGTGCACgaggcggtgaagaagaaggatgaaaACTACATCCTGGTATTGATCGAAGTGTCGTGCGCGTCCGCCCCAGATCATCTGATGGCCGTGAGGAACGTCTACCGGAAGCTATTCAGTTGCTCCATCGAAGAAGATGTCGCATCTTCTCCTGCGCTCCAAGAACCTCTGAAGAAG ATGCTGGTGAGCCTTGTGAGCTCCTACCGGTACGCCGGAAAGCAAGTCGACATGGACGTGGCCAAGCTGGAGGCGGCTCAGCTGTCAGAAGCCATCAGAGAGAAGCAACTGCAGAGAGACGAAGTTGTCCGGATCATCAGCACTCGCAGCAAGTCTCAGCTCAGAGCGACGTTTCAGCAGTACAAGGAGGATCATGGAACAGACATCGGCGAG GATATCAACAGGCAATGCAGCAGCCAGTTCGGCAGGACGCTGAAGAGCGCCGTCTGGTGCTTGACCTCACCTGAGAAGCACTTCGCACAG GTGATCAGGTACTCCATCTTGGGGCTGGGGACGTACGAGGACATGCTCACCAGGGTGATCGTGTCGCGAGCGGAGATTGACATGAAGCAGATCAAGGAGGAGTACAAGGCGAGGTACAAGAGCGCCGTGACCctcgacgtcgccggcgacacCTCCTTGGGCTATAGGGACATGTTGCTGGCATTGGTAGGGAGTGAGGACTGA
- the LOC120694749 gene encoding F-box protein SKIP5-like produces MGKRRRAAVPAVEDLVSPVNSLDDGCLMHIFSFLSPIPDRYNTALVCHRWRFLACHPRLWLRVERPIRDVMEPGVYPNLEAAVSAARPGDTILIAAGGTHVACNIQIKKPICIIGGGELPDDTVLTCSRGSDNALEFLSTCKIANLTIRAELGCCLLHRSGRLTIQECLLQCEQNPLDYLSFPIISTAIEYNSFPSLKEQGHGVTVVRTRIEGGAKAVRTNGTLALQHVRAIYSRSSVFFWFEVGKVNNDVHQQ; encoded by the exons ATGGGGAAGCGCCGGCGCGCAGCGGTGCCGGCGGTGGAGGATCTGGTTTCTCCAGTGAACAGCCTGGACGACGGTTGCCTCATGCACATCTTCAGCTTCCTCAGCCCGATTCCAG ATAGGTATAACACCGCCCTCGTTTGCCACAGATGGCGCTTCCTTGCATGCCATCCTCGGCTATGGCTGCGTGTTGAGAGGCCAATCAGAGATGTGATGGAGCCTGGAGTTTATCCGAATCTTGAGGCCGCCGTTTCTGCTGCTAG GCCTGGTGACACCATTCTTATTGCGGCTGGTGGTACTCATGTTGCATGTAACATCCAAATAAAGAAGCCTATTTGCATC ATTGGTGGGGGTGAACTTCCCGATGACACTGTATTAACCTGTTCACGTGGCTCCGACAA TGCATTGGAGTTCCTATCAACATGCAAGATTGCAAATTTGACTATAAGAGCAGAGCTTGGATGCTGCTTGCTGCATCGAAGCGGTAGATTGACTATTCAGGAGTGTTTGCTGCAGTGTGAGCAAAACCCTTTGGATTATCTGTCCTTTCCAATAATCAGCACAGCAATAGAGTATAATTCATTTCCATCCCTCAAGGAGCAAGGGCATGGTGTAACCGTTGTTCGCACCCGGATTGAAGGGGGTGCAAAGGCTGTCAGGACGAATGGAACGCTCGCACTGCAGCATGTGCGAGCCATTTATTCACGCAGTTCTGTTTTCTTCTGGTTCGAAGTAGGAAAAGTAAATAATGATGTACACCAGCAATAA
- the LOC120694748 gene encoding E3 ubiquitin-protein ligase DIS1-like, whose amino-acid sequence MASVTYIDDSHAEVIDPPKNEEMLDVTELVGEHIQHSPKPNVTSYGNVRELLECPVCLSAMYPPIHQCSNGHTLCSGCKPRVHNRCPTCRHELGNIRCLALEKVAASLELPCKYQNFGCLGIYPYYCKLKHESQCQYRPYTCPYAGSECTVADDIPYLVNHLKDDHKVDMHNGSTFNHRYVKSNPHEVENATWMLTVFSCFGQYFCLHFEAFQLGMAPVYIAFLRFMGDDAEAKNYSYSLEVGGSGRKMTWQGVPRSIRDSHRKVRDSYDGLIIQRSMALFFSGGDRKELKLRVTGRIWKEQ is encoded by the exons ATGGCATCAGTTACTTATATTGATGATAGCCATGCTGAGGTTATTGATCCTCCAAAGAATGAGGAGATGTTGGATGTCACTGAGCTTGTTGGTGAACATATCCAGCATTCACCGAAACCAAATGTGACAAGTTATGGTAATGTGCGTGAGCTACTGGAATGCCCTGTGTGTTTGAGTGCCATGTATCCTCCAATTCATCAG TGCTCCAACGGACATACTCTGTGTTCTGGATGCAAGCCAAGGGTTCATAATCGCTGCCCAACATGCAGGCATGAACTGGGTAACATAAGATGTCTTGCTCTGGAGAAGGTGGCTGCATCGCTAGAACTTCCATGCAAGTACCAGAATTTTGGTTGCCTGGGCATATACCCTTATTATTGCAAGCTGAAACATGAATCACAATGCCAATACAGACCCTATACTTGTCCGTATGCTGGATCTGAATGCACAGTTGCTGATGACATTCCATATCTAGTAAATCACTTGAAAGATGACCATAAGGTTGACATGCACAATGGAAGCACTTTTAATCATCGTTATGTCAAATCAAATCCTCATGAAGTTGAGAATGCCACCTGGATGCTCACG GTTTTCAGCTGCTTCGGCCAGTATTTCTGTCTGCATTTCGAGGCATTCCAGCTGGGCATGGCACCTGTCTACATTGCCTTCCTCCGCTTCATGGGCGACGACGCTGAAGCTAAGAATTACAGCTACAGCCTGGAGGTTGGAGGCAGTGGTCGTAAGATGACATGGCAAGGCGTCCCTCGAAGCATCAGAGACAGCCACAGGAAGGTCCGGGACAGCTATGACGGGCTCATCATTCAGCGGAGCATGGCCTTGTTCTTCTCTGGTGGCGACAGGAAGGAGCTGAAGCTGCGGGTCACTGGGAGGATCTGGAAGGAGCAATGA
- the LOC120694750 gene encoding uncharacterized protein At5g39865-like, whose protein sequence is MENCSGVVVGGSCSKKPFQLARSLTYHHHQGHRPAAASTAKWRRYQLADEPRAQRPQAVVLYTTSLRGVRRTFTDCSAVRAILRGFRVAVDERDVSMDASFRRELQALLAVRGRAFSLPQLLIGGRLVGGAEEVRHLHETGQLRRLLDGAAGQDPAFVCDACGGVRFVPCTGCGGSRKVFFEEEDRVVRCGECNENGLVRCANCCS, encoded by the coding sequence ATGGAAAACTGcagcggcgtcgtcgtcggcgggAGCTGCAGCAAGAAGCCGTTCCAGTTGGCGCGGTCGCTGacgtaccaccaccaccaggggcaccggccggcggcggcgtcgacggccaAGTGGCGGCGGTACCAGCTCGCGGACGAGCCGCGCGCGCAGCGGCCGCAGGCGGTGGTGCTCTACACGACGTCGCTGCGGGGCGTGCGGCGCACGTTCACGGACTGCTCCGCGGTGCGCGCCATCCTGCGGGGGTtccgcgtcgccgtcgacgagcGGGATGTGTCCATGGACGCCTCCTTTCGCAGGGAGCTCCAGGCGCTGCTCGCCGTGCGCGGCCGCGCCTTCTCCCTCCCGCAGCTGCTAATCGGCGGCCGCCTCGTCGGCGGCGCTGAAGAGGTGCGGCATCTGCACGAGACCGGTCAGCTCCGGCGGCTCCTCGACGGCGCCGCGGGCCAAGACCCGGCCTTCGTCTGCGACGCCTGCGGCGGTGTCCGTTTCGTCCCCTGcaccggctgcggcggcagccgCAAGGTCTTCTTCGAGGAGGAGGACCGCGTCGTCCGATGCGGCGAGTGCAACGAGAACGGATTGGTACGCTGCGCTAACTGCTGTTCTTGA